Proteins encoded in a region of the Zea mays cultivar B73 chromosome 2, Zm-B73-REFERENCE-NAM-5.0, whole genome shotgun sequence genome:
- the LOC100192740 gene encoding uncharacterized protein LOC100192740 isoform 1 (isoform 1 is encoded by transcript variant 1) has protein sequence MEDASGSSSSPAVLRNKYWVLRHGRSVPNERGLIVSSLENGTKPEFGLAPQGVEQARAAGEKFRKELDEIGVPVGSVKIRYSPFSRTTETARVVAGVLGIPFEAPSCEAVLGLRERYFGPSYELLSHDKYADIWSVDEAHPCMAPEGGESVADVASRFSAVLLSAETQFHGSAILIVSHGDPLQIFQAVLSGAKENMSFLDDLTNLKVKDTDDLTNLEVKDTMVASILSQHRKFALITGELRRVV, from the exons ATGGAGGATGCGAGCGGCAGCTCGTCGTCTCCAGCCGTCCTACGGAACAAGTATTGGGTCCTCCGCCACGGCCGCAGCGTCCCCAACGAGCGCGGTCTCATCGTCTCATCTCTG GAGAACGGCACGAAGCCGGAGTTCGGGCTGGCCCCGCAGGGGGTCGAGCAGGCGCGCGCGGCCGGCGAAAAGTTCCGGAAG GAGCTTGACGAGATTGGTGTGCCGGTGGGTTCCGTCAAGATTCGTTACTCGCCGTTCTCACGGACCACCGAGACGGCTAGAGTGGTCGCCGGTGTGCTCGGCATCCCCTTTGAAGCTCCTAGTTGCGAA GCGGTGCTGGGACTTCGTGAGCGCTACTTTGGGCCATCATATGAGTTACTTTCACATGATAAG TATGCAGACATATGGTCAGTAGATGAAGCACATCCCTGTATGGCTCCTGAAGGTGGCGAGAGCGTCGCAGATGTTGCTAGTAGATTTTCAGCTGTGCTGTTATCTGCAGAGACACAGTTTCATGG CTCTGCAATTCTTATTGTCAGCCATGGGGACCCACTACAAATCTTTCAAGCTGTCCTCAGTGGAGCCAAGGAGAACATGTCTTTCCTTGACGATCTCACCAACCTGAAGGTGAAAGATACTGACGATCTCACCAACCTGGAAGTGAAAGACACGATGGTGGCATCCATTCTGTCACAGCATCGTAAGTTTGCGCTCATCACAGGAGAGCTGCGCCGAGTTGTGTAA
- the LOC100192740 gene encoding uncharacterized protein LOC100192740 isoform 2 (isoform 2 is encoded by transcript variant 2) — translation MRAAARRLQPSYGTSIGSSATAAASPTSAVSSSHLWRTARSRSSGWPRRGSSRRARPAKSSGRSLTRLVCRWVPSRFVTRRSHGPPRRLEWSPVCSASPLKLLVAKLAHRRTFAGGAGTS, via the exons ATGCGAGCGGCAGCTCGTCGTCTCCAGCCGTCCTACGGAACAAGTATTGGGTCCTCCGCCACGGCCGCAGCGTCCCCAACGAGCGCGGTCTCATCGTCTCATCTCTG GAGAACGGCACGAAGCCGGAGTTCGGGCTGGCCCCGCAGGGGGTCGAGCAGGCGCGCGCGGCCGGCGAAAAGTTCCGGAAG GAGCTTGACGAGATTGGTGTGCCGGTGGGTTCCGTCAAGATTCGTTACTCGCCGTTCTCACGGACCACCGAGACGGCTAGAGTGGTCGCCGGTGTGCTCGGCATCCCCTTTGAAGCTCCTAGTTGCGAA GTTGGCTCATAGAAGGACTTTTGCAGGCGGTGCTGGGACTTCGTGA